A single genomic interval of Methylocystis sp. IM3 harbors:
- the rpmF gene encoding 50S ribosomal protein L32 → MAVPKRKVSPMKRGFRRSADALKAPTYVEDKDSGELRRPHHIDLKTGMYRGRQVLKVKAAEE, encoded by the coding sequence ATGGCCGTTCCGAAGAGAAAAGTCTCCCCGATGAAGCGGGGCTTCCGTCGTTCCGCCGACGCCCTGAAGGCGCCGACCTATGTCGAGGACAAGGATTCGGGCGAGCTGCGCCGTCCGCATCACATCGACCTGAAGACCGGCATGTATCGCGGCCGTCAGGTGCTGAAGGTCAAGGCGGCGGAGGAATAA
- a CDS encoding tellurite resistance TerB family protein encodes MLDLLKSFIAELTGEAEGPKPFEAADYQLAAAALLVHIASIDGDFDTDERARIQELVEARFGLSPEEAGKVIANAFESEREAVDLYRFTSVLKRRLDEDGRRQVIGMLWDMAHADGSVHEFEENVVWRVAELLGVSTRERVELRREARENLEAPQQETWYRPKE; translated from the coding sequence ATGCTCGATCTTCTCAAATCCTTCATCGCGGAGCTCACGGGCGAGGCCGAAGGGCCCAAGCCCTTCGAGGCCGCCGACTATCAGCTCGCGGCGGCCGCGCTTCTCGTGCACATCGCCTCGATCGACGGCGATTTCGACACCGACGAGCGGGCGCGCATTCAGGAGCTGGTCGAGGCGCGCTTCGGCCTCTCCCCCGAAGAGGCGGGAAAAGTCATCGCCAACGCCTTCGAGAGCGAGAGAGAAGCTGTTGACCTCTATCGTTTCACCAGCGTGCTAAAGCGCCGTCTCGACGAGGATGGCCGCCGGCAGGTAATCGGCATGTTGTGGGACATGGCCCACGCCGACGGCTCGGTGCATGAATTCGAGGAAAATGTCGTCTGGCGCGTCGCGGAACTGCTCGGGGTCTCCACGCGCGAGCGCGTCGAGTTGCGCCGTGAGGCGCGCGAAAACCTCGAGGCGCCACAGCAGGAGACCTGGTATCGCCCCAAGGAGTGA
- a CDS encoding SDR family NAD(P)-dependent oxidoreductase encodes MTDLQNARPSAIVTGASEGIGAALARVFAENGHEVAIVARRGDRLEALADEIAASGRSRPTVIELDLLSDGASAALEQRLAEAGLCAQYLVNNAGFGLIGAAAELDRAEQLDMIDLNIRALTELTLRFLPSLVTTKGGVLNVASVASFMPGPGFAVYYATKAFVRSFSEAMSHELKPAGVNVSCLCPGPVETGFQARAGMNFDGMMAAVKPALIPASEVARQGYEGLMAGKRVVVPGMANKLMVWGARLSPRALLLPILGAAQMQRR; translated from the coding sequence ATGACCGATTTGCAAAACGCCCGCCCCTCCGCCATCGTCACCGGCGCGTCGGAGGGAATTGGCGCGGCTCTCGCCCGCGTCTTCGCCGAAAACGGCCACGAGGTGGCGATTGTCGCACGCCGCGGCGACCGACTCGAGGCCCTCGCCGACGAGATCGCGGCCAGCGGGCGAAGCCGCCCCACCGTGATCGAACTCGACCTCCTGTCGGACGGAGCCTCGGCTGCGCTCGAACAGCGCCTCGCCGAGGCCGGGCTCTGCGCGCAATATCTCGTCAACAACGCGGGTTTCGGGCTCATTGGCGCGGCGGCGGAGCTGGACCGAGCCGAGCAGCTCGACATGATCGACCTCAACATCCGCGCGCTGACAGAGCTCACCTTGCGATTCCTGCCGTCGCTCGTCACGACGAAGGGGGGCGTGCTGAACGTCGCCTCCGTCGCCTCTTTCATGCCGGGGCCGGGATTCGCCGTCTATTATGCGACAAAGGCCTTCGTGCGTTCATTCAGCGAGGCGATGTCGCATGAATTGAAGCCCGCCGGCGTCAACGTTTCCTGCCTGTGCCCCGGCCCGGTCGAAACCGGCTTTCAGGCCCGCGCCGGCATGAACTTCGACGGCATGATGGCCGCCGTGAAGCCCGCGCTCATTCCCGCCTCGGAAGTCGCCCGCCAGGGCTATGAAGGGCTGATGGCCGGAAAGCGGGTCGTCGTGCCGGGAATGGCCAACAAACTCATGGTCTGGGGCGCACGGCTGTCGCCCCGCGCGCTGCTGCTGCCGATTCTCGGCGCCGCGCAGATGCAACGGCGCTGA